One genomic region from Nilaparvata lugens isolate BPH chromosome 3, ASM1435652v1, whole genome shotgun sequence encodes:
- the LOC120350379 gene encoding ATP-dependent DNA helicase pif1-like produces the protein MRVQLQNDPSAEVFSRQLLEIGNGQLPVDETSRQISLPDNFCNLVTSKEELIEKVFPDIQINHRNHDWLSERAILAAKNKDVYQLNNVIQSSIQSDETTYKSIDTVVEADEVVNYPTEFLNSLDLPGIPPHILKLKVGVPIILLRNINQPKLCNGTRLAVKRLMNNVVEATILTGPFKGEDVLIPRIPTIPTDTPFQFKRLQFPIRLAFAITINKAQGQSLELCGLDLDVDCFSHGQLYVACSRVGKPDSLYIYADSGKTKNIVYKQVLQN, from the coding sequence ATGCGTGTCCAGTTGCAGAATGATCCATCAGCTGAGGTATTCTCACGACAGTTACTGGAAATTGGAAACGGTCAGCTGCCAGTCGATGAGACGTCTAGACAAATATCACTTCCcgataatttttgtaatttagttacatcaaaagaagaacTGATCGAAAAAGTATTTCCTGACATTCAGATAAATCATAGAAATCATGATTGGCTCAGTGAACGAGCTATCCTTGCCGCAAAGAATAAAGATGTCTATCAACTTAATAATGTTATACAATCCAGTATTCAAAGTGATGAAACTACATATAAGTCGATAGACACTGTTGTGGAAGCTGATGAAGTAGTTAATTATCCAACAGAATTTCTAAACTCACTTGATCTGCCAGGGATACCACCAcacatattgaaattgaaagtagGTGTGCCAATTATCCTCTTGCGGAATATTAATCAGCCAAAACTCTGCAACGGCACGCGACTTGCAGTTAAGAgattaatgaataatgtagTGGAAGCAACGATTTTAACAGGGCCTTTCAAAGGTGAAGATGTCCTCATTCCTCGAATACCCACGATCCCGACCGATACaccatttcaatttaaaagatTGCAATTCCCAATTCGATTGGCATTTGCAATCACAATCAACAAAGCTCAAGGTCAATCTTTAGAATTGTGTGGTCTAGATTTAGATGTGGATTGCTTTTCACATGGACAACTGTATGTTGCGTGTTCCCGAGTCGGCAAACCAGATAGTCTTTATATTTACGCAGACagtggaaaaacaaaaaatattgtatataaacaagtattgcaaaattaa